The following proteins come from a genomic window of Planctomycetota bacterium:
- a CDS encoding SDR family NAD(P)-dependent oxidoreductase — protein sequence MRPDPPFLGQACVVTGASSGIGRAIAIALSEAGGVPVLVGRDKERLVEAVAACPGEAEAAAFDLTDDDAVRRFVDTLPDRVGVVVHSAALAKAGASLDLPVDELDRQFATNVRAPWVLNQAIMPRLEAARGQVVFINSGAGLNARRDFSVYCVTKFGLRAYADALREEVNPRGVRVISVYPGR from the coding sequence GTGAGGCCGGATCCGCCTTTTCTCGGCCAAGCGTGCGTCGTCACCGGAGCCAGCAGCGGCATCGGCCGGGCGATTGCGATTGCGCTCTCGGAAGCGGGCGGCGTTCCGGTGCTGGTCGGTCGTGACAAAGAGCGCCTCGTCGAAGCCGTCGCCGCCTGTCCCGGCGAAGCCGAAGCCGCGGCCTTTGATCTGACGGACGACGACGCGGTGCGACGGTTCGTCGACACGCTGCCCGATCGCGTCGGCGTCGTCGTCCACAGTGCAGCGCTGGCGAAGGCCGGGGCGTCGCTCGATCTGCCGGTCGACGAACTGGATCGCCAGTTCGCCACCAACGTTCGAGCCCCGTGGGTGCTCAATCAAGCGATCATGCCGAGGCTCGAAGCCGCCCGTGGACAGGTCGTTTTCATCAACTCCGGTGCGGGGCTGAACGCGCGACGTGACTTCTCCGTCTACTGCGTCACCAAGTTCGGCCTGCGTGCCTACGCCGACGCCCTTCGCGAAGAGGTCAACCCGCGTGGCGTCCGCGTCATCAGCGTCTACCCCGGCCGC